ATCCCCCCCAGAGAGCGGGACTCAGCTTATAAAGCTTTTCCAGTACGACGGGGGCGCTGTCCTTTTTGCTGAAATTCACCAGGACCAGGCGGCCGTTCTTTTTTAACACGCGCCGGAATTCATTAAGCGCGACCGAAAAGTCCGCGATGGGGATCAAGTCCAGCATATAGCTGTTGTAAAGAACGTCGAAGGTTTCGTCGGCAAAAGGCAGGTGCCTGGCGTCACATTCCCGCAATTCAAAATTAGTATATCCCTTGCTGGTTACCAGTCTTCTTGTTTTTTCAAGCATGGCCGGGGTAAGGTCTACTCCCTGCACGGTCGTGGTACGCCCGACCCTTTTCATAATTTCGAGGAATGAGTGTCCGATACCGACCGCGACTTCCAATACGTTATCTCCGGGCTGAATTCGCGCAAGTTCGATCCCCCTCATGCGTGCCTTCTTCTCCAATGGCGCGAACAGGAAATACGCCCTGCTCATCCAGGTGTACGTGCTTCTTATTTTCGCCACGTCTACCGTCGCTTCGATTATACCATGGTGTGTCATGTAATTTCCCATTTGAATGGCAGCTCCTTTGTGAATTTCCGGAATAAAATAATAGCGGGCAGTTTAAGGTCGTGCCCGGGACCGGCGTCACGCGCCGTTGCAGCAATGAGCGATGCGGGGAAGCGTAAATCGTTTCATCGTATACCTCCGTCGTATTAAGTTGTAATATACAACTATAGTTTAAAAAAAGCCGATCATACACAGCCGCACCCGCTTCCTGGTTTCCCGCCGCAGCATTGGCGGATCGACCGGATAAAAACTCCCAGCGACTCGAGTATGCCGTTTCGCCGGCTGCCGGGAATCTGCTTTAGCACGTCATTAATGAAGCCCGCCAGGCATTTCCAGACCTCCGCGTGGACGTCCTTGCCCTTCGCGGTGAGGGCAAGCTCGATGGCCCTTGAATCGTGCGCGGAAATTTCCCGCGCTATGAGCCCCCGTTTGACCAGCGGGCCCACCATGCGGGTCGTCGTGCTCTTCTCCACCGAGAGCAGGCCGTGAAGCTCCGATAGCTCCAGCCTGCCGCCCCGCGCGGCCGCATGATCGAGTATGCAGAACTGCGCGAACGTGACCCCTTCACAAAGCACGGCTTCGCTCTGGAAAATCCGCATTACCTTCCCCATGTCCCGTAAAAGGTGAAATACGGCCGTAGCCTGATCTATGTGCTGGTTCATGATGGTTGTAATATACAACCATAGTCTCGTTTCGTCAATAAATTTTTTATTTTAGATAAATTTCCATCATCCCTTCTTAACACTATTTTAATGCCCGCGACCTCCGCCTTAACGCCCCGAAGATAGACAAAATGCCGCGCCTCCGGTTACCTTTCATACGGATTTTGAATAACCGGAGGCACACCATGACGATTGAACTTTTACTCGCGGCGGTAGTGGGGACGGCGCTCGCGGTCTTCCTGGTCTACTCGGTCGTCTATCCTGAAAAATTCTGACGGAGGCGTATGCCATGAGGGATATCTTTCAAATCCTTTTCTATTTCGTGGTGCTTATCGGCGCGGCGCCGTTCCTGGGCGCCTATATGGCTAAGGTGTTCAAAGGCGAACGCAACCTGCTGAGTCCCGTGATGGCGCCATTCGAGCGCCTTCTCTACAGACTGTCCGGGGTCCGGGCGGACGAGGAGATGGACTGGAAGCGTTACTTGAAATCCCTGCTTGTGTTCAACGCGCTGGGATTTCTGGTGGTCTTCCTATTGCAAATATTTCAATCGAGCCTCCCGCTCAACCCGCAAGGCCTCGCCGGTGTCTCGCCGGCCCTCGCGTTCAACACGGCGGTGAGCTTCATGACCAATACCAACTGGCAGTCGTATTCCGGCGAATCGACGCTGGGCTACCTCGTCCAGATGCTGGGGCTCACGGTGCAGAATTTCCTCTCCGCGGCGACGGGGATCGCGGCGTTCCTCGCGCTGGTGCGCGGGCTCACGCGCAGGGAAACGACCGCGCTGGGAAGCTTCTGGGTCGACATCACCCGATCCACCCTTTACGTCCTCCTCCCGCTGTCGGTCGTGATCGCGATCGCGCTCGCCGGTCAGGGCGTGGTGCAGACATTCGCCCCGTATGAAACCGTCACGACGATCGAGGGCGCGCAACAGGTGGTCCCCCTGGGCCCCGCCGCCTCGCAGATCGCGATCAAGCAGATGGGCACGAACGGTGGGGGTTTTTTCGGCGTAAACAGCGCGCATCCCTTCGAGAACCCGACGCCCCTTTCGAATTTTCTGGAAATGCTCTCGATACTCCTGATCCCCGCCGCGCTGGTCTTTACCTACGGCAAACTGGTGGGCTCGCGTCGCCAGGCGCTCGCGATCTTCGCGACCATGCTCATCCTGCTCGTCATGGGGCTCGCGGTGATGGCGTACAGCGAATACAGGGGCAATCCGCTGTATGGGAGCACGGCCCTCATGGAGGGCAAGGAGCAGCGTTTCGGCATCGCGAACAGCATACTCTGGGCGGAGGTGACCACCAGCGTCTCGAACGGATCCGTGAACGCGATGCACGATTCGATGAGCCCGCTCACCGGGATGGTCGCGATGCTGAACATCACGCTGGGAGAGATTATCTTCGGCGGTGTGGGGGCGGGAATGTACGGTATGCTCATGTTCGTCGTCCTCACGGTCTTCCTCGCGGGCCTCATGGTGGGACGAACCCCCGAGTACCTGGGTAAGAAGATCCAAAAGCTCGAGGTGCAGTGGGCGGTGCTCGCTATTATCGCCCCGAGCGCGGTCATACTCGTTTTCGCGGCGCTCGCGTCCGTCACGCAGGAGGGCCTCGCGCACCTGTCGAATGCGGGACCGCACGGACTTTCCGAGATGCTCTATGCGTTCGCGTCGGCGGCGGGCAACAATGGAAGCGCCTTCGCGGGGCTCGACGCGAACAACGTGTTCTATAACCTGCTCCTGGGGCTGACGATGCTCATCGGGCGGTTCGCCGTGATCATACCGGTCGTGGCGATCGGCGGGAGCATGGCGGTCAAGAAGATCATTCCGGAGAGCGAGGGAACCTTCCGCACCGACAGCCCGCTCTTCGTGCTGCTGCTGCTGGGCGTGATCGTCATCGTGGTCGCGCTCACCTTTTTTCCCGCGCTCATCCTGGGGCCCATCGTGGAGCACCTGTTATTAATGAAGGGAATGCTTTTTTAACGGAGAACGATCATGAAATCGAAGGACAAGAAGAAACATCTCATCAACAGGGAGATACTCAGGACCGCGCTGCTGGACTCCCTCAAGAAATTTAATATTCGCACGCAGGCCAAAAACCCCGTCATTTTCATAGTGGGCGTGGGCGCCCTTTTTACCACGGGCGTCATCATCGCCGATGCCTTCCAGGGGCGCTTCTCGGGCTTTAATGTGCAAATTGCCCTGTGGCTCTATTTCACGGTGCTCTTCGCCAACTTCGCCGAGGCGATCGCGGAGGGGCGCGGCAAGGCCCGGGCCGACAGCCTCCGGAACACGAAAACGAAGACTGTCGCGCGCATGCTCGTTGAGGGGACGGAATTCAGGCTTCCCGCGGGAGATTTGAAAAAGGGCGACATCGTCGTCTGCGAAACGGGCGACGTGATCCCGGGGGACGGCGAGGTGACAGAGGGCATCGCGAGCGTGGACGAATCGGCGATCACGGGAGAGTCCGCGCCCGTTATACGCGAGAGCGGGGGGGACCGGAGCGCGGTCACCGCCGGCACGAGGGTGTTATCGGACCGAATCCTCGTCCGGATCGTCTCCGAACAGGGAAAGACCTTCCTCGACCGCATGATCGCGCTCATCGAGGGGGCGACGCGGCAAAAGACGCCCAACGAGATCGCGCTCACGATACTCCTCTCCGCGCTGTCGCTCATCTTTCTTCTCGCCGTCATGACGCTCTACCCGTTCGTGACCTACAGCGCGAAGGCATCGGGGGCCGATACGGGCATGGCGTCAATGACCGTGCCCATCCTCATAGCTCTCATCGTGTGCCTCATCCCGACGACCATAGGCGGGCTCCTGAGCGCGATCGGGATTTCCGGGATGGACCGGTTGCTCCGCAACAACGTGCTCGCGATGAGCGGGAAGTCCATCGAGGCGGCGGGCGACATCGACGTGCTCCTGCTCGACAAGACCGGCACCATCACCCTGGGAAACCGCATGGCGACCGATTTCATTCCCGCGCGCGGGATCGACCAGAGGCGGCTCGCCTCCGCGGCGCAGCTCTCCTCGCTGGCGGACGAGACGCCGGAGGGCCGCTCCATCGTGGTGCTCGCGAAGGATCTCTATAACCTCAGGGCCGGGGAGGCGCGCGACACGCACGCGCACTTTATTCCCTTCAGCGCACAGACCAGCATGAGCGGCGTCGACATCCCCCAGGACGGCGGCATGCGCCGCATCCGCAAGGGCTCGGCGGAGGCCATCCGGAAATATATTTCCCAGGGGGGCGGCGCGTTTCCGGGCGACGTCACGACCTTCGTCGACACTATCAGCATGAGCGGGGGCACACCCCTCGTGGTCGCGGAGGGGAAAGAGGTGCTCGGCACCATACATCTTAAAGACGTCGTCAAGGGGGGCATACGCGAGCGCTTCGCCGATCTGCGGAGGATGGGGATACGGACCGTGATGATCACGGGCGACAACCCGCTCACCGCCGCGGCGATCGCGGCCGAGGCGGGCGTGGACGATTTCGTCGCGCAGGCGACGCCGGAGACGAAGCTCACGCTCATCCGCGCGGAACAGGCGAAGGGGCACCTCGCGGCGATGATAGGCGACGGCACCAACGACGCGCCCGCACTTGCCCAGGCGGACGTGGGGGTCGCGATGAACAGCGGCACCCAGACGGCGCGCGAGGCCGGGAACATGATAGACCTGGACTCGAACCCGACAAAGCTCATCGAGATCGTCGAGATAGGAAAGCAGCTTCTCATGACGCGCGGGGCGCTCACCACCTTCAGCATCGCCAACGACGTGGCGAAATACTTCGCGATCCTCCCCGCGATCTTCGCGGGCCTGTACGCCGCAGGCGGCGCATCGGGACCGCTTGCGAAGCTGAACATCATGGGGCTCGCCTCGCCGGAGAGCGCGGTGCTCTCGGCGGTCATCTTCAACGCGCTCATCATCGTTGCGCTCATCCCGCTCGCGCTCAAGGGCGTCGCCTACCGGCCGGTGGGCGCGAACGCGGTACTCGCCCGGAACCTCTTCATCTACGGGCTGGGCGGACTCATCGTGCCGTTTATCGGCATCAAGGCAATCGATATCCTGGTGTCCTTCCTGCACCTGGCGTAAGGAGGTACTGCAATGAATACGATACTAATCTCGCTGCGCATGCTCATCGTGATGACGCTGCTGGGCGGCGTGATCTACCCGCTCGCAATTACCGGGGCGGCGCAGGCGCTGTTCCGCGACAAGGCCCGGGGAAGCATCGTCGTCGTCAACGGGAACAAGGCGGGATCGGCGCTCCTCGCCCAGCCGTTCGCGAAGGAAAAATATTTCCATCCCCGCCCCTCCGCCGCGGATTTCGCGACGCTCCCCTCGGGGGCGGGCAACAAGGGCCTCACGAGCGCCGATTTAAAGAAGGCCTTCGACGAGAGGAAGGCGTACTGGAGCGGCGTCAGGGACAAGTTCGCGCCGGAAGGGGGAAAGGATACGCCCGTTCCCGCGGATCTGCTCTTCGCCTCGGGGAGCGGCCTCGATCCGCATATAAGCCCGGAGGCCGCGCGCCTGCAGACGGCGCGCGTCGCCGCGGCGCGCGCGTTCACCGCGGAGCAGGTCGTGAAATTGAAAGAATTGGTTGAAAAACACGTGGAACACCCTACACTTGGGTTCCTGGGGGAACCAAGGGTGAACGTGCTGTTATTGAACATTGACCTGGACGCCATGAAATGACGGTGCACGAGGACAGCCGTCCCGATCCCGAGAGCCTGCTGCGCGTCATGCGCAAGAATGGTGGCGGGACGCACCGGGCCGCGCTCAAGGTATACTTCGGCATGGCGGCGGGCGTGGGCAAGACCCACGCGATGCTCTCGGCGGCGCACAGGGAGCTCGCGCTCGGGAATGACGTCGTCGCGGGTTACATCGAGACGCACGGCCGCGCGGACATCGAGCGCCTCGCTGCAGGGGTGGTATCGGTCCCCCGACGTAAAACAATTTATCGTGGCGTGACGATCGAAGAAATGGACCTGGACGCCCTGCTTGCGCGGCGTCCCGGGATCGCGCTCGTCGACGAGCTCGCGCACACCAACGCGCCCGATTCGCGCCACCCCAAGCGCTACCAGGACGTGCTCGAACTCCTGGACGCCGGGATCACGGTCTACACGACCCTGAACGTGCAGCACCTCGAGAGCCGCGCGGGAACCGTGGGGGAGATCACCGGCGTGACGGTGACCGAGACGTTGCCGGATTCGGTCCTGGAGCGCGCCGACGAGGTCGTGCTCATCGACATCTCCCCCGAAGCGCTCATCGCCCGTCTCGCGGAGGGGAAGGTCTACGCCGGTGAGCGCGCGAAGCTCGCCGCGGAAAACTTTTTCGAGACGGGGAACCTGAACGCGCTGCGGGAGATGGCGCTCCGCTTCACCGCGGACAAGGTGGACCAATCCCTTCAAGACTACCGGCAGGCGAAGAAGATCGCCGACCCGTGGAAGACGGGCGAGCGGCTCCTGGTCGCCGTGAGCGCGAGCCCCTACTCGGAGAGCCTCATCCGCTGGACGCGCCGCACGGCCTACAGCCTGGGCGCATCATGGATCGCGGTCAACGTGGAGACCTCGGTGCCGCTTTCGCGCAGGGACGGCGAGCGATTGCAGAAAAACATCGCGCTCGCCCGGGAGCTTGGCGCCGAGATCGTGGTGACGCGCGACGAGGACATCACCGGGGGGATACTCCGCATCGCGCGCCAGCGGAACATCACGCAGATCGTCGCGGGGAAACCGGGAAAGCCCTCGTGGCGTGACGTCTTCCGCATGCGCACGCCCATCAAGCGCCTCATACGCGAGAGCGGGGGCATAGACCTCTACATAATACGCGCGCAGGAGGAACGGGACTTTTCACGCGGCAGGGAGCCCGTGCCCGCGCGCGGGGAAATCAACTGGCGCCATTACGCGATCGCGGGGGGCGTGCTCGCGGGCGTCGTGTCGCTCAACTACCTCGCCCTTCCGCTTATCGGGGCGCGCTCCGTGGCGCTCATACTGCTCCTGTCCGTGCTCGTTCTCGCGCTGGTGCTGGACCGGGTCCCCGTGTTCATTTACGCGGCGCTCTCGGCGCTCCTGTGGAACTTCCTCTTCCTTCCACCGGTGTTCACGTTCTACATCACCGAGATAGACGACGCGATCATGTTCTTCATGTATTTCATCATCGCCGTCATCGTGGGCTCGCTCACCTCGAGGATCCGCACACAGGAGAAGGCCGCGGTGCAGCGCGAGGAGCACCTGAACGTGCTGTACACGATCACCAGGAAGTTCGCGTCTTCCCCCACGGTCGACGAGGCAGCGCTGCACATACTCTCCTACATCAACATGAAATTCAACGCGGAGACAGTGCTCTACGTCAAGAACGAGGACGGCGCGCTGTCCGATACGCCGCACCCGGCGAGCTCCCCGGCCCCCGATGAAAAGGAGCACGGGGTCGCGCTCTTCTCGTTCACGAACGGCCGCACCGCGGGGCGCTTCACCGACACGCTTCCCTTGTCGGCCTACATGTTCATCCCGCTCTTCCTGGACCGGGAGCACGTCGCGGGCGTGATGGGAATACGTTTCCCCGAGGACACGCTCGTCAGCATCGAGCA
Above is a genomic segment from Spirochaetota bacterium containing:
- a CDS encoding methyltransferase domain-containing protein; this encodes MGNYMTHHGIIEATVDVAKIRSTYTWMSRAYFLFAPLEKKARMRGIELARIQPGDNVLEVAVGIGHSFLEIMKRVGRTTTVQGVDLTPAMLEKTRRLVTSKGYTNFELRECDARHLPFADETFDVLYNSYMLDLIPIADFSVALNEFRRVLKKNGRLVLVNFSKKDSAPVVLEKLYKLSPALWGGCRPVIMESYAVNAGFKNVKREYPGTIFPSEIVAAIK
- a CDS encoding MarR family transcriptional regulator, with protein sequence MYITTIMNQHIDQATAVFHLLRDMGKVMRIFQSEAVLCEGVTFAQFCILDHAAARGGRLELSELHGLLSVEKSTTTRMVGPLVKRGLIAREISAHDSRAIELALTAKGKDVHAEVWKCLAGFINDVLKQIPGSRRNGILESLGVFIRSIRQCCGGKPGSGCGCV
- a CDS encoding potassium-transporting ATPase subunit F — protein: MPRLRLPFIRILNNRRHTMTIELLLAAVVGTALAVFLVYSVVYPEKF
- the kdpA gene encoding potassium-transporting ATPase subunit KdpA, whose amino-acid sequence is MRDIFQILFYFVVLIGAAPFLGAYMAKVFKGERNLLSPVMAPFERLLYRLSGVRADEEMDWKRYLKSLLVFNALGFLVVFLLQIFQSSLPLNPQGLAGVSPALAFNTAVSFMTNTNWQSYSGESTLGYLVQMLGLTVQNFLSAATGIAAFLALVRGLTRRETTALGSFWVDITRSTLYVLLPLSVVIAIALAGQGVVQTFAPYETVTTIEGAQQVVPLGPAASQIAIKQMGTNGGGFFGVNSAHPFENPTPLSNFLEMLSILLIPAALVFTYGKLVGSRRQALAIFATMLILLVMGLAVMAYSEYRGNPLYGSTALMEGKEQRFGIANSILWAEVTTSVSNGSVNAMHDSMSPLTGMVAMLNITLGEIIFGGVGAGMYGMLMFVVLTVFLAGLMVGRTPEYLGKKIQKLEVQWAVLAIIAPSAVILVFAALASVTQEGLAHLSNAGPHGLSEMLYAFASAAGNNGSAFAGLDANNVFYNLLLGLTMLIGRFAVIIPVVAIGGSMAVKKIIPESEGTFRTDSPLFVLLLLGVIVIVVALTFFPALILGPIVEHLLLMKGMLF
- the kdpB gene encoding K(+)-transporting ATPase subunit B, producing MKSKDKKKHLINREILRTALLDSLKKFNIRTQAKNPVIFIVGVGALFTTGVIIADAFQGRFSGFNVQIALWLYFTVLFANFAEAIAEGRGKARADSLRNTKTKTVARMLVEGTEFRLPAGDLKKGDIVVCETGDVIPGDGEVTEGIASVDESAITGESAPVIRESGGDRSAVTAGTRVLSDRILVRIVSEQGKTFLDRMIALIEGATRQKTPNEIALTILLSALSLIFLLAVMTLYPFVTYSAKASGADTGMASMTVPILIALIVCLIPTTIGGLLSAIGISGMDRLLRNNVLAMSGKSIEAAGDIDVLLLDKTGTITLGNRMATDFIPARGIDQRRLASAAQLSSLADETPEGRSIVVLAKDLYNLRAGEARDTHAHFIPFSAQTSMSGVDIPQDGGMRRIRKGSAEAIRKYISQGGGAFPGDVTTFVDTISMSGGTPLVVAEGKEVLGTIHLKDVVKGGIRERFADLRRMGIRTVMITGDNPLTAAAIAAEAGVDDFVAQATPETKLTLIRAEQAKGHLAAMIGDGTNDAPALAQADVGVAMNSGTQTAREAGNMIDLDSNPTKLIEIVEIGKQLLMTRGALTTFSIANDVAKYFAILPAIFAGLYAAGGASGPLAKLNIMGLASPESAVLSAVIFNALIIVALIPLALKGVAYRPVGANAVLARNLFIYGLGGLIVPFIGIKAIDILVSFLHLA
- the kdpC gene encoding potassium-transporting ATPase subunit KdpC is translated as MNTILISLRMLIVMTLLGGVIYPLAITGAAQALFRDKARGSIVVVNGNKAGSALLAQPFAKEKYFHPRPSAADFATLPSGAGNKGLTSADLKKAFDERKAYWSGVRDKFAPEGGKDTPVPADLLFASGSGLDPHISPEAARLQTARVAAARAFTAEQVVKLKELVEKHVEHPTLGFLGEPRVNVLLLNIDLDAMK
- a CDS encoding sensor histidine kinase KdpD; amino-acid sequence: MTVHEDSRPDPESLLRVMRKNGGGTHRAALKVYFGMAAGVGKTHAMLSAAHRELALGNDVVAGYIETHGRADIERLAAGVVSVPRRKTIYRGVTIEEMDLDALLARRPGIALVDELAHTNAPDSRHPKRYQDVLELLDAGITVYTTLNVQHLESRAGTVGEITGVTVTETLPDSVLERADEVVLIDISPEALIARLAEGKVYAGERAKLAAENFFETGNLNALREMALRFTADKVDQSLQDYRQAKKIADPWKTGERLLVAVSASPYSESLIRWTRRTAYSLGASWIAVNVETSVPLSRRDGERLQKNIALARELGAEIVVTRDEDITGGILRIARQRNITQIVAGKPGKPSWRDVFRMRTPIKRLIRESGGIDLYIIRAQEERDFSRGREPVPARGEINWRHYAIAGGVLAGVVSLNYLALPLIGARSVALILLLSVLVLALVLDRVPVFIYAALSALLWNFLFLPPVFTFYITEIDDAIMFFMYFIIAVIVGSLTSRIRTQEKAAVQREEHLNVLYTITRKFASSPTVDEAALHILSYINMKFNAETVLYVKNEDGALSDTPHPASSPAPDEKEHGVALFSFTNGRTAGRFTDTLPLSAYMFIPLFLDREHVAGVMGIRFPEDTLVSIEQRTLLETLAGHLAMALEREFFTRESQRAQIHEESEKLYRVLMNSLTHEIRTPLTAIKGSISTMTDPAVGANPEMRARLLEETGEAAERLIRLVDSLLDMSRIESGKLALNADWNDVQDIIGVAIGRLEPQLGGRDLAVDCPDDLPLVRVDLALVALALYSLAHNAVVHTPPGTAIGISAARLERGVAVTVEDRGAGLAPADTGRLFEKFYRGGTGTAHGGLGLGLSICRGIVELHGGTVSAGNGDAGGARFVITLPVETREKGEQPVHEG